The Candidatus Neomarinimicrobiota bacterium region GCTATGATCCAAACCTTCTGACCCGGTACCGCGAGACGGTGATCCCGGCGCTGAAGGAAAAACTGGGCTACACCAATACGTTTGAAGTCCCGAAGCTCGAGAAGATTTCGTTGAATATGGGTCTCGGCAAATCCAGGGACGAACCCGCTTCGTTTGAACATGCTCTTGATGATCTCGCGACCATAACGGGTCAGAAGAGTGTGGTGACCAAGGCGAGAAAGGCCATCGCCAGCTTCAAACTGAGAGCGAACGATCCAGTTGGATGCAGAGTGACACTCAGGCACTGGCGCATGTATGAATTCCTGGAGCGTTTCATCGCCATCGCACTTCCCAGAGTACGAGATTTTAGGGGGTTTTCCGTCAAATCTTT contains the following coding sequences:
- the rplE gene encoding 50S ribosomal protein L5; its protein translation is MASERGNGYDPNLLTRYRETVIPALKEKLGYTNTFEVPKLEKISLNMGLGKSRDEPASFEHALDDLATITGQKSVVTKARKAIASFKLRANDPVGCRVTLRHWRMYEFLERFIAIALPRVRDFRGFSVKSFDGRGNLSIGIEEQIVFPEIDYDKTDKIRGLEVTIVTTAESDGEAYELLSALGFPFREPNKFRKEAPEVDETEEGS